The following proteins are co-located in the Vigna unguiculata cultivar IT97K-499-35 chromosome 9, ASM411807v1, whole genome shotgun sequence genome:
- the LOC114163422 gene encoding uncharacterized protein LOC114163422, whose translation MLDASAGGSIKWKTPEEAYELIENMAANDNEAYTERAHSQKKGILELQSQDALLAQNKIMTQQLETLMKKLSQLPQELQNASVAQLQQVQSCELCGGNHTNGQCAMPSTSQEEVSYMGNQGRPGNYNQGWKPHQNMSQAGLSNRPPHQQTYQHPSLTDRTSKLEDMMQQFLQMSIQNQKNTDASIKNLEVQVGQLAKQLADQRGSSFSANTEANPKEQCKAIFTRSGKEVGLALQQIPSYSKFMKEFLGKKKKYIEEETIEVQGNCSAIIQKNLPSKLKDPGSFTIPCTIGNQDMGKALVDLGASINLMPLSMLRKIGGLETKPTRMTLQLADSSIKYPYAVVEDVVVQIDKLKFPVDFVVMEMEKDEGVPLILGRPFMKTAKVVINVDEGTLKLKD comes from the exons ATGTTAGATGCCTCTGCCGGTGGGAGTATCAAGTGGAAGACGCCAGAGGAAGCTTATGAGTTAATAGAGAATATGGCCGCCAATGATAATGAAGCTTACACTGAGAGAGCCCATTCTCAAAAGAAGGGTATTCTAGAGCTTCAATCTCAAGATGCTCTATTGGCTCAAAACAAGATTATGACTCAGCAGTTGGAGAccctgatgaagaaattgtcaCAACTTCCTCAAGAGCTTCAAAATGCCTCTGTAGCTCAACTCCAACAAGTGCAAAGTTGTGAGTTATGTGGAGGAAACCATACCAATGGGCAATGTGCTATGCCAAGCACATCTCAAGAGGAAGTTAGTTATATGGGCAATCAAGGCCGACCAGGGAACTATAATCAAGGATGGAAACCTCACCAAAACATGAGCCAAGCAGGACTTTCCAATAGGCccccacatcaacaaacttaccAACATCCCTCTTTGACTGACAGAACCTCAAAGCTTGAGGACATGATGCAACAGTTCTTGCAGAtgtcaattcaaaatcaaaagaacacTGATGCATCAATAAAAAACTTGGAGGTGCAAGTAGGGCAATTAGCCAAGCAATTGGCTGATCAACGAGGAAGTTCTTTTTCCGCCAACACTGAAGCCAACCCCAAAGAACAATGTAAGGCCATCTTCACTAGAAGCGGAAAGGAGGTTGGACTAG CACTGCAACAAATACCCTCTTATTCAAAGTTCATGAAGGAGTTCCttggcaaaaagaagaaatacatAGAAGAGGAAACCATTGAAGTGCAAGGGAATTGTAGTGCCATTATTCAGAAAAATCTTCCTTCAAAATTAAAGGATCCGGGTAGCTTCACCATCCCCTGCACCATTGGAAATCAAGATATGGGGAAAGCTCTTGTTGACTTAGGGGCTAGCATTAATTTGATGCCCCTATCTATGCTTAGAAAGATTGGTGGTCTCGAAACCAAGCCAACAAGGATGACCTTGCAACTAGCAGATAGCTCCATCAAATACCCTTATGCCGTGGTGGAAGATGTGGTGGTGCAGATAGATAAGCTCAAGTTCCCGGTTGATTTTGTGGTGATGGAAATGGAGAAAGATGAAGGGGTACCACTCATTCTTGGGAGGCCATTCATGAAGACAGCCAAGGTTGTCATCAATGTGGATGAGGGAACACTGAAATTGAAGGACTAA